Within Lolium rigidum isolate FL_2022 chromosome 5, APGP_CSIRO_Lrig_0.1, whole genome shotgun sequence, the genomic segment caagcatggagcatcaaaaattatagatacgtttgcaacgtatcaatgaTTATGTATGAGTATGAATGCTTATGTGCACCTAATGTTGTTATCTTATTTAAGGGCCCAGATAGCATGATCTCAAGAACTCATAAACATGAACTTGTGTGCTAGTGAATCGACGACCCCGAGTGACACGGACAatatcaaagaggatctagcaATACTCAAGGAATCACAAGGAATCACCATTCTTAAAGCCTTACGTACTCCAATTTAACCACCTTAATAGATGTGCCAACCATGGCTTAGGTAACAGGCAGAAGGATTGTTGGAGgaagatgaaatctaccaagaggagtcttTCTCTCTTTTCGGTTGCTTGACCTCTCAGATATAAATAGGAAGAATCATATtcacttatcacatttattccaccAGGCAAACTCACTATCACCATGAACTGAATTACCCCGTGCCTACCTTTCCATCTCCAGAAACTCGTTTACTTCTTATTAGATGTTTAGTTTTATGCACTTTAATTTATTGCATTTTCAACACTTCAAAACCTTATCATTTGCATTCAGTACATTTCAATTCTTGCAGTCAATTCACCTAAGACGTGTGACACCTTGGGTGCGACAGAAATACCGCATATAAACACCCTCCTACGCTCCTCGTTGGGACACGATATAAAAACCGAAAATAATACTTCCACGAAAACATGCATGGATGACCCCgtgttcttgcaggccatcaaagGTCCACCCATTGAAAGAGAGCATGAGTGGAAGGTCCACTAACTAAAAGTGAAAGAGGTGAGGCACCCCTTGGGGGCCACCGCACCCCCACTATATATAGAGGGGAGGGGATCCCTCTCCACACACTACACCATGCCACCTCTCTCCCGCCTCCTACCGCTCCACCTTTCGGGCTCCGGCTTGGAGAAGCCCTACCCAATTTATTCTCAccatcaccacgccgtcatgctgcttTTTTAGTGGATCTTCTACTTTTGCCGCCCTCCTGGATCAAGGCAACGGAGGTCATTGTTGagtcgtacgtgtgaccgagtgcggaagcGCTGCCGGTTTGCAGTATCATTATCACGATCTTGAGATTGACAAGTTTTCTTCTACATCATCTACAAGATTTGATCTCGTTAATACTTTCGTTCTTCGAGGGTGATTTCTTCTAGAACTTGATCCACCCGTTGCATGCTTCTTTTAGATTAGATATTTGCCTCTTTGTTGCTCATACCGTACGAATTTTTTGTGTTCTATGCTAAGAACCCATGAAAATGTACTCCAATTAAGTTATGCAAGCAATGGACGCATTccgatttgaaaaaaaaaagactgCGGAAGATTCTCGTGCTCGTGCCCTTTGTACTAGATAAGGAGGAAACTTGGATGTGAAGGCCAAGTTCGTGGATCATGAGGAAGAATGATGTGAGGAGGACAAGATTTTGTGGTGCCCCCAGGATGTCAAATATTCTTACCATGACCATATATGGCCCTTGCGGCAAGAACCTATTGGAGGGACCACACGAAGGCCAATGCATAACGCAACCAAACAAGCAACACAAGTGGTCAAAAGGGTAATGGTCAAAGAGTGAGATCATGCTAAAATTATGGTGACCATTATCTCTTCATTGCCGTGTGtccgtatgaaaaagaaaaaaaatagtggTAGACTCATCCTCAAGGATAAGGCCAAGGTTCCTTGCAAGAAACCTTTTGTTAAGaagaacaccaacaacaacaagccACCACGAATTGTGTTGTTGACTCACGAGGAGTATTCTTCCAAACTGGAAAAGGATGAAGAAGAAACTGCAAGTGAGGTGGTTGCCATTGCCGATACCTCCTATCCTTCTATATCTCTCGttaaatcccccaatgagaacctCTCCAACAACAATGTTAAGTGCCTCATGGCAAAAGCTTCTGAGGTATCATCTTCTACCACATCCATCTCTAAAACTAAGAATGCTAAAATGAATGATTTTTCTTTCCATAAGGCAAGAAAAATTGTTGTTTTGGATGTTCTTATGACTAACTTGCAAGGTAAAAGCAAGAAGCATCTTGGGGCCCTCATGAATCAATTTGGTGATGCCCAAGATCTCCTTCAGGAGAAATAAAGAACTGAGAGAGATGATTCTCTTGACATTGCATCATTTAAtaattctcttgaggaagagtaagaaGCTAGGGAATCTCATGAGGAGAAATCAAGTCTACTGGGGTATCACATAATTTAACTATTTCCAAAACCATTAAGAACAAGACCATGCTCTTGCGTTgtctatttttcttaaaaaggaaCATGTTgaatttggtgttggtcatgctagaCTAACTAATTAAGGATATAGATAAGCTTGATAAGTCTCAGAAGTCACTGGAGAGTGAATTCTCTACCCTTGCCAAGTCTCATGATCAGCTTCAAATTCGACTAATCAAATATGATTTACCTAGTTTCTTTACTCCTTGTGACCAGGCAAATGTTATTGAGgagaatgctaggttgaaggccgAACTTGCAAATTCCTCTATTTACCAAGGTGAGAAAATCTTGAAAGATATTTTGAGCAATCAAAGATAGAAAAATGGGAAAAGGGCATTGGTTTTGTATCCAAGTCAAAGAATAAGAACACcaacaagaagaaggccaagttcACTCAAGCAAAGGAGAAAAATGTTGTGGGTGGTGATGCAACAAGGGGTAGAGCCACTCATGGTGAATTTACGGGAATTGATAAACCCTTATTATGAGCTATTCTGTGATTATTATGGCGATGTTTATACAAAATATGTTGGCCATATGATGGTTAAATTGCTTGGTTTATATGGGTTCCTAAGACCCTTGGTACTAACATAAGAGTACCCATTGAGAAATGTGTAACTAAAACCAAATCTTGAtttcttgtaggactatgcttcatgTGGGTCAAAATAGGTGCTTAATAGTGGATCCAGAAGTCATATGATCGAAAGCAGGAAGACATCACAGAGATGATGCCTAACTATTCAAATATAGTCCAAAAGGGACAGGACGagacatacataaccacataaaAGGAAAGTTCTCGTATATTTTAGAAGCCTAAACAACATagaataaattatttattaagaatcatTGGGATTAGTGATATTATCTTCTGATTTAGAAGAGGAACTAACATATTGCAATTCATCACCACGAAAAAAGGAATCTTATTTTTTCCCATGGAGGAAAATTCGGGCCCTTGGGCCAATAGGATGAACAAAATAGCTCGCTAACGCTATGACATTTTTGTTGCCCAAAACACTAGCCACCCACGCACACACACACGATCGTGCAAGAGAGAGAGGGGGCGCGAGGTAGACGAAGACACGATTTTATTGCAGTGTTCAACTTACTGATTTTCAGGTTCTTTCTTTCCTCTTATTCGAAAGCAACACCAAGCATGCTGCGGTGATCGCGCAGCTCCTGACTAGGTCGTGCCATCCTACAACCTGGAGCACGTCCACGGTGATCCTAGAAACTAGGAATAGATCACACAGACGTGTCTCTGTCCACCTACAACTCGGAACTGAGTGCAAAATGACTAAGTGCCCTTAACTGGCGAAACTGAAAACTCGACAACTAAAACCCTATGATTGGCATCTGGTTTATTTCCAACAGTTTTAGCACGATATTGACATATAgcatgctatttcacaaataaCATCATAGCGatcaaaattactaaaatttagagTTGACTCTCAAGATATGGTAGAGCGTGCTATTAGCgcagaaatagcgcgctattttaaaccttgatatTTGTATGTATTTTTGTGGGTTTATAAAAGTACAGCTGTACAAGAGAAGTTTacaaaaaaagagtaaagaataaTCTATGAAAGAGAATTGCATAGCTGTACAATTCTCAGTATTACTCGACCACCTGCAACTTTTCGACTCTTACAAGCATTCGTATTTGAATTTCACTAAAGAATGATCAAACGAAATGAATAGGACAAGAGGCGATGACTTCAAAATGAGATATTGTAATGAAGGACGGCAAACCGATGGCATCGCTTCTTTCAGCAGGATGTTAAGCACACGCATTCGACTCTTTTCTTGAGGATTAAGCCGCAATGCCATGCAATCTGTCCCGGAAAACCTGGAACGCTACTTCGCAGAGAACCTGGGGTTAAGATTAAGAACGCActaacaatacctacatgtatGTAGCTCGATCATGACTGGTAGTTAGCATAATTGCATAAAGCTCCATACGCATGATCAATGCACGCAAGGTTGCGGCTTCAAGCGTTCCAGTGAAGACACAGGCGTTGACAAGAACCACGTTTGAAGCGAGCTTACATATATGGCAGGTATCAACTCGATCGATCGCCTATAAATACCCATAGAACCATGCATACAATCGTACCCATCTCGATCAATCATCAGCAGCAAATACACTAGCAGAACTAAGCTAGTAACAGCGTGAGGGCTCTCGCAATGGCGAGGCGTCTGGGATTCGTGCTGGCTTTGGGGGCGGTCGTCCTTCTCGCTGCCGCGGCCACAACCACGGCGCAATCAGACAAGGGCAAGGTGCCACCCAAGGCGGAGGGGCCGAAGCAGGAGGGACCTAAGAACCCACCCAATGGGCCGGAGGGCCCTAAGAGCCCACCCAATGGTGAGGGGCCAAAGAGCCCACCCAATGGGCCGGAGGGCCCTAAGAGCCCACCCAATGGCGAGGGGCCAAAGAGCCCGCCCAATGGGGAGGGGCCGAAGCCGAAGCCCAAGCCAAAGCAGGTCAAGTGCAATGTCAACCGCAAGGAGAATCCCTACTGCTTCAACAAGAAGATGGACTGCCCCGACGACTGCCCTGAGACATGCTTCGCCAGCTGCACAGAATACGACTGCAAAGCTGTTTGCGGTGAGAACGTCAGCCCTTCACCTATATAATTAAGCAAGCCAATTCGTGGTTTTGGCTAATGGTTACACTCCTATTGCGTGCAGCGTGCGACCAACCGGGAGCTGCGTGCGGCGACCCACGCTTCATCGGCGGCGATGGCAACGCGTTCTACTTCCACGGCCGCAAGGATGCCGACTTCTGCGTCGTCTCCGACCGCGACCTCCACATCAACGCGCACTTCATCGGCAAGTCCGGCCACAGCGGCATGTCCAGGGACTTCACGTGGATCCAGGCCATCGCCGTGCTCTTCGACGGACACCACCTCTACGTCGGCGCCAGGAAGACCGGCACCTGGGACGACGCCGTCGAACACCTCGAGATCACCCTCGACGGCGAGCCCGTGCACCTCCCGGCTGACCAGGTCGACGCTGCCAAATGGACGTCCAGCCGTGTCCCCGCGTTGTCCTTGACCCGCACCAAGGCGGCCAACGGCGTGCTCGTCGCCCTTGACGGGAAGTTCAGTGTCAGGGTCAACGCCGTGCCCATCACCGAGGAGGACTCAAGGGTGCACCGCTACGGCGTCACCTCCGACGACTGCCTTGCTCACCTCGAGCTCGCCTTCAAGTTCGACGCGCTCACCGACGACGTCCACGGCGTTGTCGGCCAGACGTACCGGTCCGACTACGTCAACAAGCTCGACGTCAGGGcctccatgcccaccatgggaggaGATGCCAGCTTCACCGCTTCCAGCCTGTTCGCGGCGGACTGCGCCGTGGCGCGCTTCGGAACCATCCGTAGTAACAACGAAGCTTCCGTCAGGTCGGAGCTCGCTGGGATCACCTGCGCCAGTGGTATGGACGGCCAAGGCGTGGTGTGCAAGAAGTAAACACGCTCTATGGGTATGGTGAGTTGTACTGGCCTTGCATGTTTGCACGATAGCTATGTACACAGCAATAAGCATTGTCGTCGCCTAAACTGTTGAAAACTTATGTACTGCGATGTACAATATCTGTTGTACTAACATTGAATATCCAATAGAAATTTACATTCAACCGTCGGAAATCgagaaaattgcaaaaaaaaacacaCCAAATTTTGGGTTAGTTTTTCAGAAAACAATTATTTTTCGTTTTGGTCATCAAAAACCACATATTGAATCtctaatttttttcaaaaaaaattgatcgCTCAATTTAGGTGTGTTTCAGACAGTCATGTCAAGCTGACGTGGCATGACATTTCTACGTATTCTTGCGAAAAAAAACCTCCATATACTGTATTTTCTTATGATATGGGCGCCAGTGGCATGGACGGCCAAGGCGTGGTGTGCAAGAAGTAAACACGCTCTATGGGCGAAAATGCTACACTTACATGCACAACTTACGAGAATAAATCTACGGGATTACGTCGCCTAAAGTGTTGAAAACTCGGAGATTTATTATGTACTACCAACTGCGATGTACAATATCTTTTATGCCTACGATTAATATCTAATATAAATTTACattgtgttgaaatattgggccgtaTGGAGTGATCCCATTTTTTGCCCCTTTCATCGATGTCGGCAGCACACTTGGATGTGCAACaccgtcgttgtcctcctcctggATGGAGCCGGAACGGTCGGATCTTGCCATACTGGCTAGCCGAAGGGTAGGAGCAGAAGGAGTGGGGGAGGTGGAGGATCGGGGGGAGGCCAAGCTTGATCATCCTCAAGGCAGGAGAGGCGGCGCCAGGAgcataagagagagagagagagagagagagagaaattagTAAGTGGATGTATGTTAGGGATGACCTGACATGTGGGGTCTTGTTGGTAGACAGAAACACTACAACACGACACCCGCGGGTCTTGGTGTTTTTAAACGTCGAGGCACGCCCGTAATCGCACTACTGGAAAGGCTTATAGACGCAACAACACTCGTGACGCAAAACCGAAGGTCCGCTGGTTACCGGTGACAGGCAGAAAAATCCATCACCGGTACTAACGGGTAAAATAAAAATACACCGTTGATCGATGCTTCGAGGTCCAACCTGCACTAGTGCAGACAGGGCATTCAGTCCCGGCCCGTAAGGCCCTTTAATCCCGgttccccaaccgcgaccaaataagcGGGACTAGAggtgaaccctttagtcccggtcctGCTACCAGCCGGACCTATGTCCCTCCACATGGACGTCGCGGAGCGGGCTGGGGccaacatctttagtcccggctcgtAACACGGCCCACGACTGAATAGTGCCTGCCGCGGCAGGAATTAGAACACTATCTGTGCCGCGGCAGGAGTTcattagggtttagtgttagggCTGCCGCGGCAGGAATTTGGACACTTTTTGTGCCGCGTCAGGAGTTATGTTAGGAGTTCATTTCAAAATAGTTTTCGTATATTTCTACGCGTACAGGTTCGTACATATAAATATATATGATAACTTGTATTACAATATCGATCGAGCATATGGAGATCCCAACATTACCGGGACTAGATGAGTCCGTCTATTTGATAACACATGGAGACCCCAACATTACCGGGACTAGAGCCCATCTATTCGAATTAAACGGAACCGATATCAGTAATGGCTCCTAGCTACACTAAATCTTCCTTTGTCCTCTATAGCTTCCTCCCTCAAAAAAACCCGCCAGCTCCTCTGCAATAGCAGTTGCGCGTTCCTCTGGTGTGGACCTCCCTCGCATGGCGTCGAACTATATAAGTAAAGGAGATCAAAATGAATATCAATCATGATAATAAAAatgatggtaataaaataaagttgtgaatgcatTACTTACGTTGTATCTTAAATCTTTGTGCTCAGAGGTAAACGTGCAAATGAACTCGCAAACGAAGTATCCACATAGATGTGTCTCCGGTGGCTGCTGGTCGCACTATAAGAGAATATAATTTAATCAAATACTAATCTAGAATGCATCATAATTGTATTTAAAAATAGTAGTAAAGAGATGCACTGCCCTATCTTGTACTACTTACCGGAACACTCCAAAATGTGAGGTTGTCATGAGAGATGCCGGAAATCTCGGACTTGAACCGCTTCCAAACTCTGCCCGGCAAGGAAAATGAATTGCTAAGTTATTCATTACTTGATATCTCAGAAAATCATCAAAAGACACCGACATAGCACGAGAGAATAATTGAAATTACCTTTGGATCATGTCTTGCATGATTTGGAAGTCTTGCAAGTTTCTCGTTAATGGGTCGTAGACATCAACTCTTACATTATCAATTTGAATGTCTAGAAGAATCCATTGGAAGCTACACACGTATATAAATATGTCAGTAACTCATCAATTAAACTTGTGAGTGAATGGACATAATTGAGTTAGATcatcacttgaagttgtaaggaaatagtatgtaGTCATAGTAATGTTGATCCTTTAGAAACCTTAGAAGgttttcctctgtgtccttgggcaTATTAGTTAGCGTATGTATATGTACTTTATCTGGATCAATGAACCCTACATTTAGGATGCCCTTTCTTTTATAGACCAGGATCTCAGTCTGCATAATAGAGTACAACaggatatagtgaggataattacaTGCAATGAACTGAACAAAATCACTGAACAACTAATATGTAGACAACGAATTGAAcaacttacagacaatagcaaatcatgagagatttgtcgagggcttccaAATTGTACATCTGGAAGAGTTCATCAAACTCGACATGGATCTCTTCCTTTCGGCCGGCGTAGTACTCCTCTGGAACACGGGGCACGATCATTATTCTCCCATTCTTTGATTCGGTCAGGTACAATGCATGCAAGTAACGCATATGTGATGGCATTTCTTGCAACCTCTCATTGCTGACAAGAGCTTCCCCCTGACAAATATAGGCTTAGGGGCTACGATAGCCTTGGGAAAGGCCTCGTCTTGGGAAGCCAGAACTTCTTCAACAGTCATACCCCATTCAGTCGCCCACTTCTTTGCTTCTTTTGTATTTTGATGCTGCACAGGGGGGGACTTGTCTGGATAACACCttgagtggtgggatcgattgtttggcctgTGCTCCGAGATAGGAACGTCTGTTCTTTTCTCGCTTGcacttttctttgattttctcCCAGTACTTTCACTGCTAGCTGCTTTGCTCTTTTTCTCCTTCTGCATCGTGCGTACATAGTCATCAGGCTTATGGtgcaagtcatattgcgatggcagGGTCAGAAAGTAATTTGCATATTTTATATGCTTGTCGATGTATACCGGGGGGTGGCTCGggtttcttctttctcttctgcGCCTCATGATGTTCCTTTGCGATCCTGTCATTTTCCTCGTTGGTAAGATCGTAAGGTCTGATGGGAAGATTCTTATGAGGTaccgttgggaggggcgacagTTTTCGCTTTGGGAGGCTCCGTCGTCGGTTAGAGCTCATCGATGGAGCGTTGGCACGcttcgtgggcggcggcggcgccggagatggACTCGCACTGTGGTGTCCGTAGTCATGGGGTGGGCTTCTTTGAGGTGATGGAGGTGTAGGTGACCTGTGACGACTCGGAGGCGGTGTTATCCTTGGCGCTGATCCTGGAAGCTTGCTGTAGTTTTTGTCCCTTACAATGACTCCACCCAATACTTCTTCGAGTGTCCTCTCCTCTTCAGGTCCAGGGATGTCAAGATCCAATCCTGAAAACGCGTTACGATTTCATCCACGGTGACTTTAGCATAACCAGgtggaatctcattgccatgccagCGTGCGTCAGGTGGACAAGGTAAAGCTTCTCCGACCGCCACCTTCATGGATATGTTCCTAAATCTCTGATGGAGCACACAAGGTGTTGACTCCTTGATTCCACCCTCGGGGTAGCCGGGACCGCCCTCTATCATCCATCGTGCATTGTCAGCCGGGGCCTCCGAGTCAGCCACGTTGCTTTTCCACTGAGATGGGCCGGCGGTAATATCAAGTACATGATCTTGCGGCGGGTGCAGTCGCTGGTTAAGTTTGTCCATCTGCTTCTGCTGCTCCTATTGTCGTAGGTTAGATTTGGCAAGCAGCTGGTTCAACTTTTCATTTTGCTCCTCCTCTTGTCGCTTctttgctctcgctcggcttctgtaAGTATCTTGGTCTTTGGCAAACCCAAGCCACCACAGGTAAGAAGGGCCAAAGCCTCGTGTTCGTCCTCCGTGTTCGTCATTCCCAAGGACCAGTGTGAGCAagcctttctctctatcgggacagAACTTTCTGGTCCGCTCTTTAATTTCTTTCACTATTTTTTTCCAATTTTCCCTCGATATCCTAAGACCATCACTGGAAAGAAGGTCCCCTGTTTCTTCATCATATGAACGACCATGCGTAAGGAACCAATTTGTTGGTCTCATTTCCCACTCATCGCGGATTGGTTCTGGTTGGATCCCTCTAGCAATCATATCTTGCTATTGTTTATACCACTTAGGTATGGCAGTCTCCTAGCCCCTGGCCCCAAATGGTGGTGATACACCTTGTTATCGACATTTTTCTTGTTCTTAGCTAACAAGGCCTTGGCATATTCTGACTCCATGAAATTCTGAAATTCCTTCCAGTTATTCGCCTGCTTCGATAGATGGCCTTCGAATGTTGGCACTTTCTTTGTCTACTGATACTTCTGCCATAAGTTTTTCTTCCACACCCAGaacagttcggccatcttcttaagagtctAGTGCTTGACTTTCTCCCTCAATTTTGCAGCGGCGGCTTCATTCTCGCACGCTGGCaggttgaaatgtgccatgagatcATTCCAAAGACTATCTTTGTACCTTTCAGTGACATACTCATTATCTTCAGCCCCTTtgagctcattccactcctgaacggtgatcgggacgagaTCCCTAACCAGAACTCCGCATTGTTTCTTGAATACGTCGGCAGCCTttttgggtaacttggtttctccagtATGGGCTATGGCCTCAAATGTGTAATGCGTTCGGCCATCCAACTTTTTGGTCGGCCCTCGTTTCGTAGATTTGCTCGATGTCGAGGCCTAAGAGAACTAACATTTGCATTCGTCAATTTATATGTATACAACTCAATATATACAACTCCCTCCAACATATCCTAAGAGAACTAACATTTGCATTCGTCAATTTATATGTATACAACTCAATATATACAACTCCCTCCAACATATTACTAGTGATCGCGGAACttcatatatatatacctcgggggCATCGCCTTCTCCATCATCGGAGTTATCGCCTTCTCCATCATCAGAGCTATCACCTTCTCCATCATAGGCGTCGGCTTCATCCTCACATCGGTCGACCTCCATTCCATCCCCGAAGGGTTCATATATGATGACGAACATTCAGCTGGTTCAACATCGGGGACGTCGTGGATTATACCCTCGAGAATTTCTTCTTGTTCTAGGTCTCGATCCATATTTTCTGCAATGTCATTTCAAAATGCAGGGAATTATATTTCTATTTGCATATAAAATTTTCCCTATTgcatatataaaactaataataatATGGCCATGGCATATTAAAATTTCTATTTCAATTTCTCCTAATAATATATACAAATTTATATAAAAGTGAAAATGAAAATGTGGCCGTCGCATAAATAATAATAACCTAGCTAGCTAACATATATTTTAATTTCTCTTAATAATTTCCCCTATTGCATATATAAAACTAACAAATATAAAACTATAATAATTATATTTTCCTATTTCAATTTCTCCTAATTCTATTTTCCTATTTCAATTTCTCCTAAATATTTCTATTTTCCTATTTCAATTTCTCCTAATTAATAATATATACTAACATATATAAATATGAAAATGGTTATCCCTAATTCAATTTATCCTAACTAACatatacaaataatatatactaacatatatatatataattttcctATTTCAGTTTATCCTAACTAACATATATACTAAAATATATACATATgaatatgaaaataaaaaggaaaaagagaagaaaaaaagtgGTCGGGGCCGGGGTGGGGCGACGGACCTGCTGCGGGccgggcggcggaggcggggcgACGTGGGCGATGGTGGCCGAGGCGGCCGGCGTGCAGCGGCGCGGTCGACGGGCCGCGCGCGACGGTGTGCGGGAGCGCGGCTACGGCGTGCGGAGGTGACATCGTGGTCCGGGGAGGTGCGcgcgggtgcggcggcggcgccgttccGGCGAGGCGACGTGCgacggcgcggccggcggcggcaaaatcgggcagcctgacggcgtcccTCAGAGCTCCTCGCGCGTGAAATGCCTAATTCCCAGACAGTTCCACCACGCGGGAAAGAAGAGATGTAtatataccccccccccccttagTCCCGTACCGTGGCATGaatcgcgactaaaggggggtctTTAGTCACGGTTCGTGCCACGGTGCGGGATTAAAGGGGTTGGGGTGGTTTTCAGCTTCCCACACACatctgggcctttagtcgcggcccgATCCACAGTGCGGGACCAAAGGCCCAAATTTTGGGCGTGCAGCCTACGCACTGTTTTCCATTTATTTTACACAAATTTTTTACAACAATTCAAATATTTGAATTAACTACTTTTTGCACAATTATGTATTTTAGAAAACTTTTAATAGGAAATATGCTTGAATTTAAATAAGGAATATAAATCCATTTTATGTGTTACAAAATAATTATTCTAACTTATCAAACTATTAATAAATATCCTATTTTCAATTAAAAATGGATTAATTAATAGTTTTTGCATACTTTTAAATCTCACTAAACTTTCTACATGAAAAGTGCTTGAATTTGTATAAGTACTCCAAatccattttctgttttataaattAGTTATTCTAACTTCTCAAACTATTAACAAATTTTCCATTTtctaggtctctccttgttttagttTAAAAGGGCGGGAAATAATGGGCGATAAtaaaaatttattacgattgaactggaattaaagtacatagctcaactgaaaattaagatacatgaccACATTAAGTCACAATCGGCCGAACTTGTTTTCGAATGttggagtgattcagtcatactggtgcctagccctataaatgttgccactgtagtcgtcgtagtcgccgacgtcgtcgtcggaggcatcggggtcgcggtagtcgaacctcggcgggtgagcacgcgtgggctaggactgagggtagcgcaggtgggggccacggtaggccacgacactctggagagtccggccgcgccaccacagccgacggccaacCTCATTGAAGTTTCaacgaggcgggccgtcctcctcgtgtctagcaagcgcactctcacgccgattgatgaagaagctgtcccaagtcgggttgtagtcgggatgccactagggattcctccgctgctctggcgtgagctcgaagtagtagtggttcgtgatggccatctcgcgcgtcaCACCTAGAGGAACAGGAggaaccggtacgcctccgacgctcaccaTCCAGCCGGTGGGGACGCGGTAATCCGGTGGGcatgggtagttcgaggcgcaaagcgcctccgcctcccggggggtgatacgtctcaaacgtatctataatttct encodes:
- the LOC124656270 gene encoding uncharacterized protein LOC124656270, giving the protein MLNDLRQQLQWNEARRRNARHHAAADNTLTAELFVACAEKAQLRLHCHGHQPRITEIFEVTCTVILRTNGWTVTINLIHAMSIKTMVLRQARLEPGNSVRALAMARRLGFVLALGAVVLLAAAATTTAQSDKGKVPPKAEGPKPNGEGPKPKPKPKQVKCNVNRKENPYCFNKKMDCPDDCPETCFASCTEYDCKAVCACDQPGAACGDPRFIGGDGNAFYFHGRKDADFCVVSDRDLHINAHFIGKSGHSGMSRDFTWIQAIAVLFDGHHLYVGARKTGTWDDAVEHLEITLDGEPVHLPADQVDAAKWTSSRVPALSLTRTKAANGVLVALDGKFSVRVNAVPITEEDSRVHRYGVTSDDCLAHLELAFKFDALTDDVHGVVGQTYRSDYVNKLDVRASMPTMGGDASFTASSLFAADCAVARFGTIRSNNEASVRSELAGITCASGMDGQGVVCKK